Proteins co-encoded in one Leptospira fletcheri genomic window:
- a CDS encoding Ig-like domain-containing protein, with protein sequence MNVYFRSLWNLMKIDFYKSFLFYSVSLVLFGDCQKLSNKLLKLDPFLGENEPPKVIFSNPISGQQNLPSNQTLSVGFSRAMNINSCQTAFSISPQTSGFFSNTNNLILNFSPSSALNAGTYTFTLTKACEDPNGMDIANPFSASFAVGSVSSLGTNPGVSNMFVFAGTAAACNASSASLSDFLNGNVSNACMGNPLQNQIVINFSRPMNQQATASAITISPSVSANFVWTSSSILTITPDTTLLYNQRYTISIGSQAMDQSNISLKQGVQASFLVGTNNAAPGLSSLTVLAGSQAGCQVGIGAPVNILTGTVTNACMGNPTSNTITFNFTTPMDPQSTQNAISFSPSLSGQFTWSGGNQTLTFVTDSTLGFGTRYTIAIGTSALTANLIPFPQTTTASFVAVGLNPSPAVQAIGLVSQVGSPGCAGSGTYPGTGSSTGGNWSLGYCWWDSSLSVLSPSSYQFRGGDDGQGTSTSCLDQTTDDFRIVFNNYMSSGTTIPAVSLSRISGTSTVIRLASWTWRDCQAAYPYGCRVLDLVFSELEASCGGNAAFGSSGDYNLTNANFDFTVTPVAPATAFPSITPSPNGPVYTLSVSNSATDVNGRALNSPFSFSFISQ encoded by the coding sequence GTGAATGTTTATTTCAGGAGTCTATGGAATCTTATGAAAATTGACTTTTACAAATCTTTTCTTTTCTATTCGGTTAGCTTGGTTTTGTTCGGTGATTGCCAGAAACTTTCGAATAAACTCCTGAAATTGGATCCCTTTTTGGGGGAGAATGAGCCGCCGAAAGTGATCTTCAGCAATCCAATCTCTGGTCAGCAAAACCTTCCTTCGAATCAGACTTTGTCCGTGGGTTTTAGCCGGGCGATGAACATCAATAGTTGTCAGACCGCCTTTTCGATTTCCCCACAAACTTCAGGTTTTTTTTCGAATACAAATAATCTGATTCTGAATTTCTCTCCTTCGTCGGCTTTGAATGCGGGAACCTATACGTTCACTTTGACAAAAGCCTGCGAAGATCCGAACGGTATGGATATCGCGAATCCTTTTAGCGCCTCTTTTGCGGTAGGATCCGTTTCCAGCTTAGGCACGAATCCTGGTGTTTCGAATATGTTCGTTTTTGCCGGAACCGCGGCTGCGTGTAACGCTTCGAGTGCTTCTCTTTCCGATTTTTTGAACGGAAATGTTTCCAATGCATGTATGGGAAATCCACTTCAGAATCAAATCGTCATCAATTTTTCGAGACCGATGAACCAGCAGGCGACAGCATCCGCGATTACGATCAGTCCTAGTGTTTCCGCCAATTTCGTTTGGACGTCGAGCAGCATTCTGACGATCACGCCGGATACTACATTACTCTATAACCAACGTTATACGATATCCATAGGTTCTCAGGCGATGGATCAATCCAATATTTCCCTAAAACAGGGCGTGCAGGCGAGCTTTCTAGTAGGAACCAATAATGCGGCTCCGGGCCTAAGTTCGCTTACGGTATTGGCGGGCTCACAAGCAGGCTGTCAAGTCGGGATCGGCGCACCGGTGAATATTTTAACTGGTACTGTTACCAATGCTTGTATGGGAAACCCTACAAGTAATACAATTACCTTTAACTTTACGACTCCGATGGATCCGCAAAGTACCCAAAATGCCATTTCTTTTTCACCAAGTTTGTCGGGACAATTCACTTGGTCAGGCGGAAATCAAACTTTGACGTTTGTGACCGATTCGACTTTAGGATTTGGAACTAGATATACGATTGCCATAGGAACATCCGCGCTTACCGCTAATCTGATTCCGTTTCCGCAGACAACGACGGCTTCATTCGTTGCCGTAGGATTGAATCCGAGTCCCGCGGTACAAGCGATCGGTCTGGTCAGTCAAGTCGGTAGTCCCGGCTGTGCCGGTTCGGGTACTTATCCCGGCACTGGGAGTTCTACCGGAGGCAATTGGTCTTTAGGCTATTGCTGGTGGGATTCTTCTCTTTCGGTACTCTCTCCGAGTTCCTATCAATTTAGGGGAGGGGATGACGGCCAAGGTACCTCCACATCCTGTTTAGACCAAACCACGGACGATTTCCGGATCGTATTTAATAATTATATGAGTTCCGGGACGACGATTCCTGCCGTATCTTTAAGCAGAATTTCCGGCACGTCCACGGTGATACGTTTGGCATCCTGGACTTGGAGAGATTGCCAGGCCGCCTATCCGTACGGATGCCGCGTTTTGGATCTTGTTTTTTCCGAATTGGAAGCGAGCTGCGGAGGGAATGCGGCGTTCGGAAGTTCCGGCGATTATAATCTGACTAATGCCAATTTCGATTTTACGGTCACACCGGTCGCTCCGGCAACCGCGTTCCCGTCCATTACTCCGAGTCCGAACGGTCCGGTTTACACGTTATCGGTTTCGAACTCAGCTACGGACGTTAACGGTCGAGCGCTCAACTCGCCCTTTTCGTTTTCGTTTATCAGCCAATGA
- a CDS encoding lipoprotein: MRISLSFLIFFWSVSCASLNLNYFNSGTVRIASKPEAVKSTYLLGFIENRDSHFDPFSTRNLASMLRFSLLNSGYGILNLEDYVRSTEDPNAAKSKLLEQSSNEPSKVLLGATLPAGGQDLSSRILKESEIKAIGASANFDYLIQGAIAMSDNRRMLDKTESGMIFLEIFDKSGKIVRSINYTIEGKTLSEAELLHSVCSRIIDRLDNKEEKRPWWKF; encoded by the coding sequence ATGAGGATTTCTCTTTCGTTTTTGATATTCTTCTGGTCCGTTTCATGTGCCAGTTTGAACCTAAACTATTTTAATTCCGGGACGGTGAGGATAGCTTCCAAGCCGGAAGCGGTCAAGTCCACGTATCTATTGGGCTTTATCGAAAATCGGGACAGTCACTTCGATCCTTTCAGTACGAGGAATCTTGCCAGCATGCTGAGATTTTCCCTATTGAATTCGGGATACGGAATTTTAAATTTAGAAGATTATGTGAGGTCGACCGAAGACCCGAATGCAGCCAAAAGTAAACTGTTAGAGCAGTCCTCCAACGAACCTAGTAAGGTCCTTTTGGGTGCAACCTTACCCGCAGGCGGTCAAGATTTGAGTTCCAGGATTTTGAAAGAATCCGAAATCAAAGCGATAGGAGCTTCCGCTAATTTTGATTACCTAATTCAGGGTGCGATAGCAATGAGCGACAATCGCAGAATGCTGGATAAGACGGAGAGTGGAATGATCTTTTTAGAAATATTCGATAAATCCGGAAAAATAGTACGCAGTATCAATTATACGATCGAAGGCAAGACTTTAAGCGAAGCGGAACTTTTGCATTCGGTTTGTTCCAGGATCATAGATCGATTAGATAATAAGGAAGAAAAGAGACCTTGGTGGAAATTTTAA
- a CDS encoding DUF1566 domain-containing protein, protein MSLLAKGSAFSSPLAVGQSFDLNGGVSPQVLGTVVDPSNAGTAVGISLQGAGGIPVLIFLYNASGNPFAVDVNGDGNPDYFLCNTSGTITLKTGISCSGNQVLVIPGSGYDTNGDGVADNTILASILADTTVPTSAIFPVAGAYGGPQSITVMCADNVAPGNIIYTTDGSIPSFTPLVGNVTDPPNATFTVGGSGDGSYTVRYFCRDMAGNSGVVQLAVYQINHNIPNISITTPLSSPYISVNSGAMNSASYSWQSNQSGSYTVRQNATGCSDGTIIESGTVAANSAINSSILASQLAAGLNSIYICVTAGLTGQFMFNISRDDVSPSVSPTPGGGTFGTAPQNIALGCVDSSSCTVVYTTDGTVPAINSLTGVVTNGTVYTSAPVSLGAGATTLKYIGRDGAGNLSSVNSASYTINTTVATITINAYVPASRSINASVSSTVEIDWQSNSPGFYKIFIGSASTCTSGVQATGTNIGGTVSANSQIASVLDNSNFTNGQNTVLICVANASLSPQYGFLSATITKDNIPPTLSSSIPSNLGLSISSSPARITMVFSESMNPSKIGSTSSNDCSTSNSTTLVETDIFDGAGYNCTDVTATFTWLDVNYTKLQADLSWVNFPENTNIQWIVPSGLLQDVAGNPIASNLKLSFTTGLNPANKFVVLQTGQSACWDSSGNPIPCSGTGQDGQYLSKTARNYSGPTKVNTGDYITKDLVTGLTWKTCALGYEVKTGTPNTCVQNTTKIDPWPIYNNNSQTPALFSAVNACAKYLPANYGGISAWRLPTQAELATLPKYGSSALPAIDTAAFYDAPSGQGGSYWVNFWTATSYFPNPYYSWITSLADGSQSNYIKPNQNGIMCVSSAGTSASQPSYTNNGDGTITDNVTGLIWEQCTDGLSGSNCSAGTATQYTWQAALNRCNTLSLASKSWRLPNVNELRSISDYSKKNPAINSTYFPGTLSAYYWSSTSYTQSPSNAWYVYMNDGLVNPFASKSSKYYVRCVSN, encoded by the coding sequence TTGAGTCTGTTAGCGAAAGGATCCGCTTTTAGTAGCCCATTAGCTGTCGGGCAATCTTTCGACCTGAACGGGGGAGTTAGCCCTCAAGTTTTAGGAACCGTCGTCGATCCGAGCAACGCAGGTACAGCCGTAGGAATTTCCTTACAAGGGGCCGGCGGAATTCCGGTTTTGATATTCTTATACAATGCTAGCGGAAATCCGTTTGCAGTCGATGTGAACGGAGACGGAAATCCGGATTATTTTCTTTGCAATACCTCCGGAACGATTACTTTAAAGACAGGCATTAGCTGTTCCGGAAATCAAGTATTAGTGATTCCGGGAAGCGGTTATGATACGAACGGAGACGGAGTCGCGGATAATACGATTCTCGCTTCGATTCTTGCCGATACCACGGTTCCGACTAGCGCGATTTTTCCGGTCGCGGGGGCCTATGGCGGTCCGCAATCCATTACGGTAATGTGCGCGGACAACGTCGCTCCCGGGAATATTATCTATACTACGGACGGATCGATTCCTTCTTTTACCCCCTTGGTAGGCAATGTGACGGATCCTCCGAATGCTACTTTTACGGTAGGCGGATCTGGAGACGGATCCTATACGGTAAGATATTTTTGCAGGGATATGGCGGGAAATTCCGGAGTCGTGCAACTTGCGGTATATCAAATAAACCATAATATTCCGAATATTTCCATTACAACTCCCTTAAGTTCTCCATACATTAGTGTCAATAGTGGAGCCATGAACTCTGCAAGTTATTCCTGGCAGTCCAACCAGTCGGGCTCGTACACGGTGCGTCAAAATGCGACAGGCTGTAGTGACGGTACGATCATAGAAAGTGGAACGGTAGCGGCCAATTCTGCGATCAATTCCAGCATTCTGGCGAGCCAACTGGCCGCGGGATTGAATTCGATCTATATCTGTGTCACTGCCGGTTTGACGGGACAGTTTATGTTCAATATCAGTCGCGACGATGTTTCACCTTCCGTTTCTCCAACTCCGGGAGGAGGTACGTTCGGAACGGCTCCGCAGAATATTGCTTTAGGTTGCGTCGATTCCAGCAGTTGCACGGTGGTTTATACTACCGACGGGACAGTCCCTGCAATCAACTCTTTGACGGGGGTGGTTACGAACGGCACCGTATATACTTCCGCACCGGTTTCTTTGGGTGCAGGGGCGACTACTCTGAAGTATATCGGTAGGGATGGGGCGGGGAATCTTTCCTCCGTTAACTCCGCTTCTTACACGATCAATACGACCGTCGCTACGATCACAATCAATGCGTACGTTCCCGCAAGTCGATCGATCAACGCATCCGTTTCTTCAACAGTCGAAATCGATTGGCAATCCAATTCTCCCGGTTTTTATAAAATCTTTATAGGATCCGCCAGTACTTGCACTTCCGGGGTTCAGGCGACAGGTACGAATATCGGCGGTACCGTCTCTGCGAATTCGCAAATCGCCAGCGTTCTGGATAATTCCAATTTTACAAACGGACAAAATACGGTTTTGATCTGCGTTGCGAACGCTAGCCTTTCTCCCCAATACGGATTTCTATCCGCAACGATTACAAAGGACAATATTCCTCCGACCTTGTCCTCATCCATTCCTTCGAATTTGGGTTTATCCATTTCCAGCTCTCCTGCAAGAATCACGATGGTTTTCAGCGAATCGATGAATCCTAGTAAAATTGGATCAACGAGTTCGAACGATTGCAGTACTTCCAATTCCACCACGCTGGTTGAGACGGATATATTCGACGGCGCCGGTTACAATTGCACCGATGTGACGGCTACATTCACTTGGCTGGATGTGAATTATACGAAGTTGCAGGCGGATTTGTCCTGGGTGAATTTCCCGGAAAATACGAATATCCAATGGATCGTCCCGTCGGGCTTGCTTCAGGATGTTGCAGGTAATCCGATCGCCTCCAATTTAAAACTGAGTTTTACCACAGGGTTGAATCCGGCGAATAAATTCGTTGTATTACAGACGGGACAATCCGCTTGTTGGGACTCTAGTGGGAATCCGATTCCTTGTTCCGGAACCGGGCAGGATGGACAGTATTTAAGTAAGACGGCTCGCAATTATAGCGGTCCGACTAAGGTCAATACGGGAGATTATATCACTAAAGATTTGGTCACGGGGCTTACATGGAAAACCTGCGCGTTAGGTTACGAGGTAAAAACCGGAACGCCGAACACATGTGTTCAAAATACCACCAAAATAGATCCCTGGCCGATCTATAATAATAATAGCCAAACTCCTGCGTTATTTTCCGCAGTAAATGCCTGTGCGAAATATTTACCCGCGAATTACGGAGGTATTTCTGCATGGAGATTGCCGACGCAAGCCGAGTTGGCTACACTACCCAAATACGGTTCGTCCGCTTTGCCTGCGATCGATACTGCGGCCTTTTATGACGCTCCTTCGGGCCAAGGAGGTAGTTATTGGGTGAACTTTTGGACGGCAACTTCTTACTTTCCGAATCCCTACTATTCCTGGATTACGAGTCTTGCCGACGGTTCTCAGTCCAATTATATCAAACCGAATCAGAACGGAATCATGTGCGTTTCTTCTGCCGGCACTTCGGCCTCGCAACCGTCTTATACGAACAATGGTGATGGAACGATCACGGATAATGTAACCGGTTTGATCTGGGAACAATGTACCGATGGTCTTTCCGGAAGCAATTGTTCGGCCGGGACCGCGACTCAATATACTTGGCAAGCTGCATTGAATCGATGTAACACTTTGTCTTTGGCGTCCAAATCCTGGAGATTACCTAACGTAAACGAGCTACGATCCATCTCGGATTATTCCAAGAAGAATCCCGCCATAAACTCCACGTATTTTCCGGGAACATTATCCGCATACTATTGGTCATCGACTTCCTATACTCAGTCTCCTTCCAATGCTTGGTACGTGTATATGAACGACGGCTTAGTGAATCCATTCGCATCTAAATCTAGTAAGTATTATGTCCGTTGCGTATCGAATTAA
- a CDS encoding TolC family protein, whose product MNLFRLKKKRIFLFSYSLILCVFFSLPLSSESTRYISITKVKIPVNLDRAVLIGTTNNVLLRTLESKKEISKMVITERWREFLPKVGVQYMGLRNVNVGSLDNLYNDIRLTVQQLVFDGGEANLQVEIARLNEVLNDKDFKINAAKLKLDIQKAYIKALAAKGKIQIGMKSVEKMQETLKRSRIEHSQGFISKIQLNDISTKVKQAEYAFLRYKNEYNQSILELKQILALDYHVDLDIEENLFIDFHISSPKFDIDESVIRALNTREDLKKSQVIVKRLKNEKKLADNYWIPKVYMGGYAGKNGNDFPLRHDIYGMNFNLVIPFGSNIVQSNGNLGVQKDGTGIQTYPGFGNQTVGPGLNGYESTQIKFFDNLAYSRKILEGEVQLTEALLNYRNLEIQVGVEVQKSIEKTTESWELLKIANSRVLLQWESIKIGNTRFGVGQSKKEEVLNAELEFVKSQQELTDSLASYIVSCYEVALTANIDPIESKLVRYEKGRGNSLIAALLTNRDPKTAAGVEPSEGDSPPMGR is encoded by the coding sequence ATGAATCTTTTTCGGCTCAAAAAGAAGAGAATCTTTCTCTTTTCTTATTCTCTTATCCTTTGTGTTTTCTTTTCTCTTCCTCTCTCTTCGGAATCCACAAGATATATTTCGATCACCAAAGTTAAAATTCCAGTGAATTTGGATCGCGCTGTTCTGATCGGAACTACGAACAATGTGTTATTAAGAACTTTAGAATCTAAGAAAGAGATTTCTAAAATGGTTATTACTGAACGTTGGCGGGAATTCCTCCCGAAAGTCGGCGTTCAATATATGGGACTCCGAAACGTCAATGTCGGATCGTTGGATAATCTTTATAACGATATTAGATTGACCGTTCAACAATTGGTGTTCGACGGAGGAGAAGCCAATTTACAGGTGGAAATCGCTAGGTTAAACGAGGTTCTTAACGATAAGGACTTCAAAATCAACGCTGCAAAACTGAAACTAGATATTCAGAAGGCTTATATTAAAGCGTTGGCTGCCAAGGGGAAAATACAGATCGGGATGAAGTCCGTCGAAAAAATGCAGGAGACTCTTAAGAGATCAAGAATAGAGCATTCGCAGGGTTTCATTTCCAAAATCCAACTAAACGATATCTCCACTAAAGTCAAACAGGCGGAATACGCATTTTTGCGATATAAGAACGAATACAATCAATCCATTTTGGAACTCAAGCAGATCTTAGCTCTGGATTATCATGTCGATCTGGATATAGAAGAAAACCTATTCATTGATTTCCACATTTCATCGCCAAAATTCGACATAGATGAGTCCGTTATCCGAGCTTTGAACACAAGAGAAGATCTTAAGAAATCCCAAGTGATCGTCAAGCGCCTAAAGAACGAAAAGAAGTTGGCGGACAATTATTGGATTCCGAAAGTGTATATGGGCGGATATGCGGGTAAAAACGGAAACGATTTTCCGTTGAGACATGATATTTACGGTATGAACTTCAATTTGGTCATTCCGTTTGGCAGTAATATCGTGCAAAGTAACGGTAACCTTGGTGTCCAAAAGGACGGGACCGGGATCCAAACCTATCCCGGTTTCGGGAATCAAACCGTCGGGCCCGGATTAAACGGTTATGAATCCACTCAAATTAAGTTTTTTGATAACCTTGCTTACTCTAGAAAAATTTTAGAGGGAGAGGTTCAACTTACCGAAGCGCTTTTAAATTATAGGAATCTAGAAATCCAAGTCGGGGTCGAGGTGCAGAAGAGCATAGAAAAGACGACCGAGTCCTGGGAACTTCTAAAGATCGCAAATTCCCGAGTTTTACTCCAGTGGGAATCGATTAAAATCGGGAACACAAGATTCGGGGTCGGGCAATCTAAAAAAGAAGAAGTTCTAAATGCCGAATTGGAATTCGTTAAATCGCAACAAGAACTGACGGACTCTTTGGCTAGTTACATAGTTAGTTGCTATGAAGTCGCTTTAACCGCGAATATCGACCCTATAGAGAGTAAACTCGTTCGGTATGAAAAAGGACGAGGAAACTCTTTAATTGCCGCTCTTCTAACAAATCGGGATCCTAAAACAGCCGCCGGCGTCGAGCCCAGTGAAGGCGATTCGCCTCCGATGGGTAGGTGA